One Bradyrhizobium sp. ISRA464 genomic window carries:
- a CDS encoding alpha/beta hydrolase, producing MISYDTLEPIVLRRDGVRLAHVEAGPGTGQIPPLLLINGWTGDHGIFTPQIAHFAQHRRVVAVNIRGHGASDAPEQEYTIAGFADDIAWQCAQLDLIKPVVIGHSMGGRIALELCGRYPDLASGVVMIDTIVMPPPSLRDSRELSAFLEGIGGPDYLAVLTANAWDMGCDFDDPARRKTIYETYVRPSCEKTPQHVAYSMIRNATLNYDPVPAARACRIPMAYISADVPLVNMARDLDRLQEICPQLVIAKTMLAGHFNTIEVADQVNAMLDRFLSVGLRPCRRRSLE from the coding sequence GTGATTTCTTATGACACGTTGGAGCCCATCGTGCTTCGTCGCGACGGCGTACGTCTGGCGCATGTTGAGGCCGGACCTGGCACCGGTCAAATCCCTCCGCTGCTCCTTATCAATGGCTGGACTGGCGACCACGGCATCTTCACGCCGCAGATCGCCCATTTTGCGCAGCACCGTCGCGTGGTGGCCGTCAATATTCGCGGCCATGGCGCCAGCGATGCGCCTGAGCAGGAGTACACCATCGCGGGATTTGCGGACGATATCGCCTGGCAATGCGCTCAACTGGACCTGATCAAGCCGGTTGTGATCGGCCACAGCATGGGAGGCCGGATCGCGCTCGAACTGTGTGGCCGCTATCCGGACTTGGCCTCAGGCGTGGTCATGATCGACACAATTGTCATGCCACCGCCCAGCTTGCGCGATTCTCGCGAGCTTTCCGCGTTCCTGGAAGGTATCGGCGGGCCCGACTATCTTGCGGTCTTGACCGCAAACGCATGGGACATGGGCTGCGATTTCGACGATCCCGCCCGGAGAAAGACGATCTACGAGACCTATGTACGTCCGTCTTGCGAGAAAACGCCACAGCATGTGGCCTATTCGATGATACGGAACGCAACCTTGAACTATGATCCCGTCCCTGCCGCTCGAGCCTGCCGGATCCCTATGGCCTATATTTCCGCAGACGTTCCGCTGGTGAACATGGCGCGCGACCTCGATCGGCTGCAGGAGATCTGCCCGCAGCTGGTGATCGCGAAAACGATGCTCGCCGGACATTTCAACACGATCGAGGTTGCCGATCAGGTCAATGCCATGCTGGATCGCTTCTTGTCTGTCGGTCTTCGCCCGTGCCGACGTCGAAGCCTTGAATAG